The DNA region TTTGTAAATATACAAAATTCATATTAGCTACATTTTCTGATTTTTATTACATTCTATCAATGTAAAAATAAGGTCAAATTAAAGATCAAAAGATCAAAATAATGTACATTAACATTatcacttttgtaaaataactttGTTTTCGACCAGAAGTATTCAAGGCAAATTACATTTTTGCCAGTTTGCCTTAGATTATTAGACTagattcatttataatgttatgtgAAAGAAAAACACGAACAAATAGATATGATTTTTACTATGCATTTATTATGAGTGAAGTACTGTTTTCCAGAGACACAATTAGTTGTTCATTGTTGATGTCACAGTCATCAAGGCAAATAACTCTGTAGAGAgaagcagagaaacacacacagacacacagttaTGGTCTGAACTGTGACCACAATCTATTTGGAGAAGTCagaacttaataaataaaattaatcctAAGAATCAGCAATCTTTTTACCTCCCAATGAGACCAGTTCTGGATTTCACGGTAGAGGGAGTTTCCAGGGCATTCTGTGGAATCGGCTTGTCTGTGTCCGTACAAGCTGTAATATGAGGACAGTCTGCCTCCGTTCACAGCGCAGCTTGTGAAGTCGTACCTCACCATGTCCAGCGCACTCCTGATGGGGAGCGTGGAGGTATAATCTCCAATGAAACAGACACCATAGCTTATGGAGTTGTACCCGTAAGCATGGGCACCGACCCAATTCCAGCCTCGGCCTTCATACAGGTTTCCATCAGAACCTGCAacaaaactacaaacaaacaacaatagtGATTAGAAATTACACTAATTCTGTACAGCACATGAAATACTGTTAAAGGGCTTTATTGTACAGAATGTTGTCTAACAAACCAGGACTTTCCTAACCTGTATCCAATGTCGGACCATCCATTGGTTTGCTGGTGGTAGCGCTGCATGGAGCGCATGTCACTGGCACATTGATCGAAGGTGGTGCAAGGCTTGGAGGGTTGATATGTGTGGTGGATGAAAAGATACGGCACAGGGAGAGACAGATAGGAGGGAGAACCAATGAAAGCTGCAGCTCCCCATTGAGACCGAGTGACGATCTTGGGACAGACTGTTTTTAGGAGGAAAAGAATGAGCAAAAGATGAGTAAAAGAATGAAAATAACCACAGTTGtaaattgctaaataattgagtcactgtaaaaaaagaaaaaaaaaaaaaacattataaaaatttatttatatcagtatagaatattttaaatattgtataagTAATaagagtaaatatatatatatatatatatatatatatatatatatatatatatatatatatatatataataaaaaagtttttcagtCACTTTAATGTTTGGTttcttctatttattattatttttattacttattgctatgaaaatactaaattaaaagtgaatattgttttataaaggcaatgtatttaaataaatatataattttttttataaaataataaattgatcaGAGAATAAATGAACTGTATTACTTACCTGCATATATATGAACAAACTGGTCGAAGCCTTCGTTCATGACATCATCCAGCCTCTTCCTCTCAGACTCGTTTAAGTTGCGGTGAACTGTTAGAGCCTGGACCATCTGGCTTTTCAGCGAAGAGAAGCTGACGAGCTTTTTGAAGTTCATCCTTCGTTTTTGACTGATCAGACGGGGCGATGCGTCCAACCCTGCGGCGTCAGGCTGGTGACTGTAGTAACTCTTCAGCAGGTCACTCAGCGATCGCTCATGATCATTAGACGTGGAAACTTCTGACCCGAGAATGAACCCGTCTATACCTCCGATTATTAGGGCGTCTGTGGCCAAGGAGGGCAAATCAGAGAGACTGTAGACATTTGGGGATGAGATGCTATCCCAGAACCCTTTAGTGCCAAAAGGAAGAGTGGTTTGTTCATTGTGGACATGATGTAGAAATGAAGTGACCAGGTTGTGGGTCAAGGTTAAAGGATAAAGGCCTTGGATGGTGGACTGCAGCCCAGCCTCAAGTCCAAGGAGCATTGGGGCCAACGCCACATTTGAACCATCTAACGTGAGAACCACACCTTTCTCCTTCCCCATCTCTGACAGGCTGTGATTAATGACCTCGCTTACATAAGAAGTGACTGATGGATCTGACACAAGGTCATGTGCATCACTGAGGTCACCGAGGTATCGCTTGATGAGGTCTGTATCAAAGCCAGCAGCCTTACGTAGACCTTTCACCACATCGAGCATCTGAAGACCTGGATTCACAGCCTCAATGCTCTCCACGGCTCTGATGAAGTCCTTCATGTGCTTTGTTGTGGTGGCTGATGGAAAACCAGAGggaaaaacacaagaaaacaagaacatttaaatttttactcAACCACAGACATTAAAGAAATCATTTATGAG from Carassius auratus strain Wakin unplaced genomic scaffold, ASM336829v1 scaf_tig00214785, whole genome shotgun sequence includes:
- the LOC113092938 gene encoding N-acetylmuramoyl-L-alanine amidase-like gives rise to the protein MDWHLCLLLSLLGVFAEATTTKHMKDFIRAVESIEAVNPGLQMLDVVKGLRKAAGFDTDLIKRYLGDLSDAHDLVSDPSVTSYVSEVINHSLSEMGKEKGVVLTLDGSNVALAPMLLGLEAGLQSTIQGLYPLTLTHNLVTSFLHHVHNEQTTLPFGTKGFWDSISSPNVYSLSDLPSLATDALIIGGIDGFILGSEVSTSNDHERSLSDLLKSYYSHQPDAAGLDASPRLISQKRRMNFKKLVSFSSLKSQMVQALTVHRNLNESERKRLDDVMNEGFDQFVHIYAVCPKIVTRSQWGAAAFIGSPSYLSLPVPYLFIHHTYQPSKPCTTFDQCASDMRSMQRYHQQTNGWSDIGYSFVAGSDGNLYEGRGWNWVGAHAYGYNSISYGVCFIGDYTSTLPIRSALDMVRYDFTSCAVNGGRLSSYYSLYGHRQADSTECPGNSLYREIQNWSHWESYLP